A region from the candidate division WOR-3 bacterium genome encodes:
- a CDS encoding serine hydrolase, which yields MLKNIFIILVGVGLIFARPQAAAPDIHSPNFDVRSEEFEAGEPSTRSDSTSLDSLITHKMTENHIPGVATIALKDGQIVWNQCYGYAVLEDSIPVADSTLFYLASISKTSVAIALMQAWELYSFSLDDDVGALLGFPVRNPYYPDSVISIRMCMTHMSSINDNWTILDPLNIQGDSPIPLGEFLEEYLVPGGAHYSIDNYNPWPPATEDDYCNIGAAICGYIVELLADSFPVWCHDSIFDPLSMQETAWFLSQLDTSNIAMPYHWDGATYIPYGHIGKPYYPCGTLRTSSRQLARLLTAFMQYGVIDDTVRILDSTTVVLMTTSQYPVLNPEQGLFWYKKFLDGRWIWGHQGWSSGIRARVAFDWSNNTGSVVFTNGEDIGSVTEIAVALLNYAGEFGIAENELTIPTPSLRLSQSEPNPFRNSMSIRFVLPSAEDVTLKIFNIVGQEVTTLIDGELRAGEHNVIFEAGDLPSGVYYYRLTTGRQSQTRSCVLSK from the coding sequence ATGTTAAAGAACATATTTATCATCCTTGTTGGGGTCGGTCTGATTTTCGCGCGGCCGCAGGCCGCAGCCCCCGATATTCATAGCCCCAATTTTGATGTCCGCAGCGAGGAATTTGAAGCGGGCGAACCTTCCACGCGAAGCGATTCAACCAGTCTCGATTCGTTGATCACGCACAAAATGACTGAGAATCACATCCCAGGTGTGGCCACGATTGCACTGAAGGACGGACAGATCGTTTGGAATCAGTGTTATGGTTACGCGGTACTTGAGGATAGCATACCGGTTGCCGATTCCACACTTTTTTATCTTGCTTCTATTTCAAAAACCAGTGTGGCTATTGCTTTGATGCAGGCATGGGAGCTATATTCATTCAGCCTTGACGATGATGTGGGTGCTCTCCTTGGTTTCCCGGTGCGTAACCCCTATTATCCTGATTCGGTGATCAGCATTCGTATGTGTATGACCCATATGTCGAGCATCAATGATAATTGGACTATTCTGGATCCACTGAACATTCAGGGAGATTCACCTATTCCGCTTGGAGAATTTCTCGAGGAATATCTGGTTCCAGGCGGTGCGCACTACAGCATAGATAATTACAATCCATGGCCTCCGGCAACGGAGGATGATTACTGTAATATTGGTGCGGCAATATGTGGCTACATCGTTGAATTGCTGGCAGACAGTTTCCCCGTATGGTGCCATGATTCGATATTTGATCCGCTGAGCATGCAGGAAACAGCGTGGTTTCTTTCCCAGTTGGATACAAGCAATATTGCAATGCCCTATCATTGGGACGGCGCGACATATATTCCGTACGGGCATATAGGCAAGCCATATTATCCATGCGGCACGCTTAGAACGAGCTCGCGCCAGCTAGCGCGTCTGCTCACTGCCTTCATGCAGTATGGAGTGATCGATGATACCGTGCGGATCCTGGACAGCACAACGGTTGTGTTGATGACAACGTCTCAATACCCCGTGTTGAACCCGGAACAGGGTTTATTCTGGTATAAGAAATTTCTCGACGGCCGTTGGATCTGGGGCCATCAGGGTTGGTCTTCAGGTATACGCGCGAGAGTCGCATTTGATTGGAGTAATAACACAGGTTCGGTCGTATTTACAAATGGTGAGGATATTGGCAGCGTGACAGAAATCGCAGTCGCGCTGCTTAATTATGCGGGAGAATTTGGTATTGCCGAGAACGAATTAACAATTCCGACACCATCGCTTAGGCTAAGCCAGAGTGAGCCGAATCCTTTCAGAAATTCCATGAGCATTCGGTTTGTATTGCCGAGTGCTGAAGACGTTACCTTGAAGATTTTTAATATTGTTGGTCAGGAAGTGACCACGTTAATTGACGGAGAACTGAGGGCGGGTGAGCATAACGTCATTTTTGAGGCTGGAGATCTGCCGAGCGGTGTGTATTACTACCGGCTCACGACCGGAAGGCAGAGTCAAACACGCAGTTGTGTTCTGTCAAAATAG
- a CDS encoding alpha/beta hydrolase codes for MENLRRYGVKPYRVAVIHGGPGAPGEMAPLARELAPTMGVIEPFQTADTVEKQVEELKTILERNADIPVTLVGYSWGAWLGFIVAARYPSVVRRLILVSSGPFEETYSRGIMKARLDRLGDEEKREVLSLIESFDDSGSGNMNKKMERFGQLISKADSYDPLPHPDEIIEVRFHIFQCVWKDAEELRRSGALLRLGKNIQCPVVAIHGTYDPHPAEGVQKPLSRVLKDFRFVLLQNCGHTPWLERQAKAKFYEVLKGECV; via the coding sequence ATGGAAAATCTCAGGAGATACGGCGTCAAGCCTTATAGGGTAGCCGTTATCCACGGCGGTCCCGGTGCGCCCGGCGAAATGGCACCGTTGGCGCGTGAGCTTGCACCTACAATGGGAGTTATAGAGCCTTTCCAGACTGCCGATACGGTTGAGAAACAGGTTGAAGAACTTAAGACAATCCTGGAGAGGAATGCAGATATTCCGGTAACTCTAGTTGGCTATTCGTGGGGTGCTTGGTTGGGTTTCATCGTTGCCGCCCGCTATCCGTCAGTGGTGAGGAGGTTGATCTTGGTGAGCAGCGGCCCATTCGAGGAGACATATAGCCGCGGTATCATGAAAGCCCGCCTGGACCGACTTGGTGATGAGGAAAAAAGAGAAGTCCTTTCCTTGATCGAATCATTCGACGACTCTGGCAGTGGAAACATGAATAAGAAGATGGAGCGTTTTGGTCAATTGATTTCAAAGGCAGATTCTTACGACCCATTGCCTCATCCTGATGAGATCATTGAAGTTCGGTTTCATATTTTTCAATGTGTGTGGAAAGACGCAGAGGAATTGAGACGCAGCGGTGCGCTGCTCAGGCTCGGCAAGAATATTCAGTGTCCTGTGGTAGCAATACATGGGACGTATGACCCACACCCGGCCGAGGGTGTGCAAAAACCCTTATCCAGGGTGCTCAAAGATTTCAGATTCGTCCTGCTGCAGAACTGTGGACATACTCCTTGGTTGGAGCGACAGGCCAAGGCTAAATTCTACGAAGTGCTCAAGGGAGAATGCGTATGA
- a CDS encoding GNAT family N-acetyltransferase, protein MRMIAAGKKVVLRDALPSDLEIYLKWMKNGEWLKYDAPWENYLSDFRSITVARERFVDKFLHDPSLPRKRAIICAKEDESRPLGWINRYGDKRFPDTWLIGIDICEDDHLNRGLGTEAFRLWIDYLFSNSDIHRIGFATYSFNERMISVGKKLGFTHEGTDREIIYWQNEWVDRLHFGVLRKEWLAGR, encoded by the coding sequence ATGCGTATGATCGCAGCCGGGAAGAAAGTGGTTTTGAGGGATGCGCTTCCTTCAGATCTCGAAATATACCTAAAATGGATGAAAAACGGCGAGTGGTTGAAGTACGATGCGCCATGGGAAAATTACCTGAGTGATTTCAGGTCGATCACAGTAGCGCGAGAAAGATTTGTTGATAAGTTCCTACATGATCCTTCTTTGCCACGAAAACGTGCGATCATTTGCGCAAAAGAGGATGAGAGCAGGCCATTGGGCTGGATCAACCGTTATGGAGACAAGAGATTTCCAGATACCTGGCTCATCGGTATTGATATTTGTGAGGATGATCATTTGAACAGAGGATTGGGTACAGAAGCTTTCAGGCTCTGGATCGATTATTTGTTCTCTAATTCTGATATTCACCGAATCGGTTTTGCCACGTATTCTTTTAACGAAAGGATGATCAGTGTAGGGAAGAAATTGGGATTCACGCATGAAGGTACGGACCGTGAAATCATCTACTGGCAGAATGAATGGGTTGACCGCTTACACTTCGGCGTGCTTCGCAAAGAATGGCTGGCGGGAAGATAG
- a CDS encoding T9SS type A sorting domain-containing protein — MKRMFGIFVGLLLALVILGVMTIWKPWSWTRQEESSEFEEEEKGEKPHDWFYMQRAYPGRLVNEEAHQMAYRQARAMAQEYAERNQGIWIPRGPTNIGGRITGIVFHPSNGNIIYAGAADGGVLKSTDGGVNWTMLTDDFITLSVGDVTIDPSNPNTVYVGLGEANLAGDNYDGDGIYRTTDGGATWTNIGLAQTKRIGRVAVHPTDPDIIFVAGAGAQFSADSARGVYRTTDGGMTWQKVLYISDSTSAIDVRINPLHPDTVYAAMWERLRSPIRRKAGGVTSGIYRSTDMGTTWSELTSGLPSGPNVGRIGIAICQGTTNILYAIYADSIGYFESVFKTTDGGNTWTPTGGQPSSYLYYSFGWYFGQIRVHPTNPDVVFVLGVPLYRTTNGGNSWSDVSGIQHVDHHALEFDLTNMNHIVDGNDGGVYTSTNGGSVWTKSYNLPITQFYAATIDPLNPERTYGGTQDNGTMRTMTGNIDDWEMIYGGDGFYCIVDYTNANIIYAEYQYGNLAKSTNGGNNFYSATSGISSNDRTNWSTPVIMDPNDHLVLYYGANRLYKTTDGAGFWNAISGDLTNGPGSGNLTYGTITTIAVSGTDGSVIYVGTDDANVWVTTNGGTDWTSINTGLPDRWVTRVAFDPDDAAIAYVTFSGYRHDSYLPHVFRTTNYGTTWNDISSNLPEVPINVIVIDPENTSVLYIGTDYGVYYTTDAGGGWQPLGTGLPFSAVDDLILHNGARILRAATHGRSFFEFDLDQIGVAEQEELTGIDVKGIVLQVTSPARNEISIYYSLSRTSSVRIDVYDIAGRRIHNLLNSTVSAGKYEMSTVLNLPAGTYFVRLEAQGEGITQKINIVK; from the coding sequence ATGAAGAGAATGTTTGGGATTTTCGTCGGTTTGTTATTGGCGCTGGTGATATTGGGCGTCATGACAATCTGGAAACCATGGTCATGGACTAGGCAGGAGGAATCTTCGGAATTCGAAGAAGAAGAAAAAGGCGAGAAACCGCACGACTGGTTTTACATGCAACGCGCCTATCCTGGGCGACTCGTAAATGAAGAAGCACATCAGATGGCCTATCGACAGGCCCGTGCAATGGCACAGGAATATGCCGAACGCAATCAGGGTATCTGGATACCCAGAGGGCCGACCAACATCGGCGGACGTATCACCGGGATCGTGTTCCATCCATCGAACGGTAACATAATCTATGCGGGTGCTGCCGATGGCGGTGTGCTGAAATCAACTGATGGCGGCGTGAACTGGACGATGCTTACCGATGATTTCATCACACTCTCGGTCGGTGATGTGACAATCGATCCGAGCAACCCGAATACCGTGTATGTGGGTCTGGGCGAGGCCAATCTTGCCGGCGATAACTACGACGGCGACGGGATCTACCGGACCACAGACGGCGGCGCCACGTGGACGAATATCGGACTGGCACAGACAAAACGCATTGGCCGCGTGGCCGTCCATCCTACCGACCCCGATATCATTTTTGTCGCCGGGGCCGGTGCCCAATTCAGCGCCGACAGCGCGCGAGGTGTGTACCGCACGACCGACGGCGGCATGACATGGCAAAAAGTCCTCTACATATCAGATTCTACTTCGGCGATAGATGTGCGGATAAACCCGCTACATCCGGACACGGTTTATGCCGCGATGTGGGAGCGGTTGCGGTCGCCAATCAGGCGCAAAGCCGGTGGGGTCACTTCAGGTATTTATCGCAGTACTGACATGGGTACGACGTGGAGCGAGTTGACCAGCGGATTGCCGTCAGGTCCGAACGTGGGAAGGATTGGAATCGCCATCTGCCAGGGCACAACGAACATACTCTATGCCATCTACGCCGATTCAATAGGCTATTTCGAATCGGTATTTAAGACAACTGATGGTGGCAATACATGGACACCGACGGGCGGCCAGCCTTCGTCTTATCTGTACTACAGCTTCGGTTGGTATTTCGGGCAGATCCGCGTGCACCCTACGAATCCAGATGTCGTTTTTGTTCTGGGCGTACCGCTCTATCGCACGACCAACGGAGGCAACTCGTGGTCAGATGTCTCAGGCATACAGCATGTGGACCATCACGCGCTTGAGTTCGATCTGACCAATATGAATCATATTGTTGATGGCAATGACGGCGGTGTTTATACTTCCACCAATGGCGGTTCAGTCTGGACCAAGTCGTATAACTTGCCGATCACCCAGTTCTACGCGGCAACGATCGATCCGCTCAATCCTGAACGTACCTACGGTGGTACTCAGGATAACGGCACGATGCGGACGATGACCGGGAATATAGATGACTGGGAGATGATCTACGGTGGAGACGGGTTCTACTGTATCGTGGACTACACCAATGCTAATATCATCTACGCGGAGTACCAGTATGGGAATCTCGCCAAATCAACGAACGGCGGTAACAATTTCTACTCAGCAACCAGCGGCATAAGTTCCAATGACCGTACTAACTGGTCCACGCCCGTTATCATGGACCCCAACGACCATCTTGTTCTGTACTACGGAGCTAACCGTTTATACAAAACAACGGATGGTGCGGGTTTCTGGAATGCGATCAGCGGTGATCTCACGAATGGTCCTGGTTCAGGTAACCTGACTTACGGCACGATCACGACGATCGCGGTGTCCGGGACCGACGGCAGTGTCATATATGTTGGGACGGATGATGCGAATGTCTGGGTGACGACGAACGGAGGGACGGACTGGACAAGCATCAATACCGGTCTGCCCGACCGGTGGGTGACGCGGGTCGCGTTCGACCCGGATGATGCCGCTATTGCTTACGTGACGTTTTCTGGGTATCGCCATGATTCGTACTTACCGCATGTCTTCCGGACGACGAATTACGGGACGACGTGGAATGATATTTCTTCGAACCTTCCCGAGGTTCCGATCAACGTGATCGTGATCGACCCTGAGAATACTTCTGTTTTGTATATCGGAACGGATTACGGTGTTTACTATACGACTGATGCAGGTGGTGGTTGGCAGCCGCTTGGCACAGGCTTGCCTTTCAGCGCGGTTGACGATCTTATATTACATAATGGTGCGCGTATATTGAGGGCGGCAACCCATGGCCGTTCATTCTTTGAATTCGACCTGGATCAGATAGGGGTAGCGGAACAGGAAGAATTGACCGGGATCGATGTAAAAGGCATAGTTCTTCAGGTTACAAGTCCAGCGCGTAACGAAATCAGCATATACTACAGTCTCTCCAGGACGAGTTCGGTGCGGATTGATGTTTATGATATCGCCGGTCGGCGAATACATAATTTACTAAATAGTACTGTCAGCGCCGGGAAATACGAAATGAGCACGGTATTGAACTTGCCAGCAGGTACATATTTCGTGCGCCTCGAAGCTCAAGGTGAGGGGATAACGCAGAAAATAAATATCGTAAAATAG
- a CDS encoding T9SS type A sorting domain-containing protein encodes MKLRSRNVYLVGLILLLSVATQGISSVSSDGDAVFQRITENGPIIVREPGLPNYGGSGMPDDPAVVWSYNLTDAIYNTTCNTVDGYVFAGTYLNNPWEAELFAPTGGGIPEWVHGGTEFYTDAGDNVFTLAAVDEEGGGVNVIKWTGPGNGTPDWTTNFIDYAVASYGPCVVSDDGSTIAAIAAPAGTDAHLLLFDADSATPLIDYTATGCGFPRYVKINADGRYTAFIALATLIVFDRDSLNVRAQIPMGASNSALDISGDGNLVAYGWPSLVLMEWNGSSYQNLWSYTVGGGYYLSKIAISNDGSTMVSCWYIAPHNTFKVVVHDTGSSTPLWIYDYPVSSGTYQEVCFDIDITDDGSYFIIGSWGDDANINPEVHIFQRDATPHIYYTVDMPGSMFSVDISNDGSYATAAGKHVHANAMGRGGDIVLINTGITGIDDNNFTGYAGDAMQIACYPNPFTYSTAIRYSITTGDKETQVKIYDAAGKLVKSLYPVSSSQNQVSAVFWDGTDRCNRQLSGGVYFVRLETENSSTTEKIVKLE; translated from the coding sequence ATGAAACTGAGATCAAGAAATGTCTATCTTGTAGGTCTGATCCTACTATTGAGCGTTGCAACGCAGGGTATATCATCTGTATCAAGTGATGGCGATGCGGTATTTCAACGCATCACTGAGAATGGGCCGATCATTGTCAGAGAACCAGGTTTACCCAATTATGGGGGCTCTGGTATGCCGGACGACCCTGCGGTTGTTTGGTCGTACAATCTAACAGATGCGATATACAATACAACATGCAATACGGTCGACGGTTACGTGTTTGCCGGTACCTATCTAAACAATCCATGGGAGGCTGAATTGTTCGCGCCGACTGGTGGTGGTATACCAGAATGGGTACACGGCGGTACAGAGTTCTACACCGATGCTGGCGACAATGTCTTCACTCTGGCGGCTGTGGATGAGGAAGGCGGGGGAGTGAACGTGATCAAATGGACTGGCCCGGGAAACGGCACGCCGGACTGGACTACGAACTTTATAGATTATGCCGTTGCAAGCTACGGGCCATGTGTGGTTTCGGACGACGGCTCGACCATAGCAGCCATTGCCGCGCCGGCCGGAACGGATGCTCATCTGTTGCTGTTCGATGCCGACTCAGCCACACCGCTGATCGATTATACAGCAACCGGCTGCGGTTTTCCAAGGTACGTAAAGATCAATGCAGACGGCCGCTATACGGCATTCATCGCACTTGCTACCCTGATTGTTTTTGACCGCGACAGCCTCAATGTGCGCGCGCAGATTCCAATGGGAGCCAGTAACAGTGCTCTTGATATATCCGGCGACGGCAATCTTGTCGCATATGGATGGCCTTCTCTGGTGCTTATGGAATGGAACGGATCATCCTATCAGAATCTCTGGTCTTATACGGTTGGAGGTGGCTATTACCTGAGCAAGATCGCCATCTCAAACGATGGGTCGACAATGGTTTCATGCTGGTATATTGCCCCACATAATACCTTCAAGGTTGTAGTACATGATACGGGTTCATCCACACCATTATGGATCTACGATTATCCCGTGTCCAGTGGAACATATCAAGAAGTATGTTTTGATATCGACATAACCGATGACGGGTCCTATTTTATCATAGGAAGTTGGGGCGACGATGCGAATATCAATCCGGAAGTGCATATCTTCCAGCGGGATGCTACTCCCCATATATATTACACAGTAGATATGCCGGGCTCGATGTTCTCGGTTGACATCTCGAATGACGGAAGTTATGCTACTGCTGCCGGCAAACACGTTCATGCCAATGCGATGGGACGCGGAGGCGACATTGTGCTTATCAACACGGGCATAACCGGCATCGATGACAACAACTTTACAGGTTACGCCGGCGATGCCATGCAAATCGCCTGTTACCCCAATCCGTTCACCTACTCCACTGCTATACGCTACTCGATCACAACGGGTGATAAAGAAACACAAGTCAAGATCTATGATGCTGCGGGCAAGTTGGTGAAGTCTCTATATCCAGTATCGAGCAGCCAGAATCAAGTATCTGCAGTTTTTTGGGACGGTACTGACAGATGTAACAGGCAACTGTCCGGCGGGGTGTATTTTGTAAGGTTGGAAACGGAAAATAGCAGCACTACCGAGAAAATTGTAAAACTGGAATAG